A window of Shewanella mesophila contains these coding sequences:
- a CDS encoding phosphatase PAP2 family protein: MTPTFDKKIPEHYFRNHLLLPGLLFITIVSLIEWSHFDLTLSQFLFHLEGGVDSWPLRGAWLTETVIHKGGRNFVILLGLIIIGLLIASIKKVNLRPYRKGLIFIFLSVLSSVVLVRLGKSITDIDCPWNLKMFGGSADYHSLFSRVGDLNSPGQCFPAGHSSSGYAWVVLYFFALAYGKQYRWLGLSFGLGLGMTFGLAQQFRGAHFISHDLWSLAISWFSAALLYYVMFARSQSKSSPVIQSQDISALEN; the protein is encoded by the coding sequence ATGACACCAACCTTTGATAAAAAGATACCGGAACACTACTTTCGTAACCACCTATTACTCCCTGGATTACTCTTTATCACCATTGTTTCACTCATCGAATGGTCTCATTTTGACCTCACGCTTAGTCAATTCCTATTCCATTTAGAAGGCGGTGTCGATAGCTGGCCACTGCGCGGTGCCTGGCTAACAGAAACGGTGATCCATAAAGGCGGACGTAACTTCGTCATCCTCCTAGGCCTGATCATTATCGGGTTACTCATAGCCAGTATCAAAAAGGTCAATCTTCGACCCTATCGTAAAGGGCTGATATTTATTTTTCTAAGCGTATTAAGCAGTGTGGTATTAGTTCGCTTAGGCAAATCAATTACCGATATTGATTGCCCATGGAACCTGAAAATGTTTGGCGGCAGCGCCGATTACCACTCACTATTTTCAAGGGTAGGAGATTTAAATTCACCTGGACAATGTTTTCCAGCAGGGCACTCTAGCTCTGGATATGCGTGGGTCGTACTCTACTTTTTTGCACTTGCCTATGGCAAGCAGTATCGCTGGCTAGGACTCTCATTTGGACTCGGACTCGGGATGACATTTGGCCTAGCACAACAATTTAGAGGCGCACATTTTATCTCTCACGATCTATGGAGCCTGGCAATTTCTTGGTTTAGCGCAGCACTTTTATATTATGTGATGTTTGCCCGCAGCCAAAGCAAGAGCTCACCAGTCATCCAGAGCCAAGACATATCGGCTCTAGAAAATTAA
- a CDS encoding diguanylate cyclase domain-containing protein, producing MNSVAEIAIVVTISALTLVSVISLLLKIVAHRRLSHKNELIKEAFDNLNQHIDDGLLLVSHDGYLLQHNLSAQQLLDRDSKDLSHRFIGEWLDNISELSSITCPDRQYGKSLNSSQMDLSFTRLTDNGAELLFLVRKLDLCDDIAGDVERFKRSQYFAQIGTWDWNVGTDTLYWSEAIYGIFGFKVGEITPSYKFFYSCVHPEDRQKVRAGELRCIETGENHDEEYRVIWPDNSVHWVRETGNLVKDEKGEVVKMMGVVRDITQEKLQQHHLHRLAHHDALTGLPNRLMLEQHLVKSIQRARRQNTRVALVFIDLNGFKEINDTLGHKVGDQVLVACAKRLTALKQPSDLVARIGGDEFVMVVEDLFSENSLDQQAKEICTRLSHQLSQPLNIIPSGINASLGIAIFPEHAANIDGLLHVADQAMYAAKARGDNQYQIGLDEGFEQTKRQASVI from the coding sequence ATGAATAGTGTTGCAGAAATAGCGATTGTCGTTACCATTTCAGCGCTCACTTTGGTGAGTGTTATATCCTTGCTGCTTAAGATAGTCGCTCATCGCCGTTTATCCCATAAGAATGAACTGATTAAAGAAGCGTTTGATAACCTCAATCAACATATTGACGACGGCTTGTTGTTAGTCAGTCACGATGGGTATCTGTTGCAACATAATCTCAGTGCCCAACAACTTTTAGACAGAGATTCTAAAGATTTATCTCATCGTTTCATCGGTGAGTGGCTTGATAATATTAGCGAACTGTCGTCGATAACTTGTCCCGATCGACAATATGGTAAAAGTTTAAATAGCAGTCAGATGGATTTAAGTTTTACTCGCTTAACTGATAACGGCGCTGAGTTACTGTTTTTAGTGCGTAAATTAGATCTATGCGACGATATTGCGGGTGATGTGGAGCGTTTCAAGCGCAGTCAATATTTTGCCCAAATAGGGACTTGGGATTGGAATGTGGGTACCGATACTCTTTACTGGTCTGAAGCGATATACGGTATCTTTGGATTTAAAGTTGGTGAAATAACCCCTAGTTATAAGTTCTTTTACTCATGTGTTCATCCAGAGGATCGGCAGAAGGTGCGAGCCGGGGAGTTGAGGTGTATCGAAACTGGTGAAAATCACGATGAAGAGTATCGTGTCATTTGGCCCGATAATAGCGTTCACTGGGTAAGAGAGACGGGCAACCTCGTTAAAGACGAGAAAGGCGAAGTCGTCAAAATGATGGGCGTGGTCCGTGATATTACCCAAGAAAAACTGCAGCAACATCATCTTCATCGTTTAGCGCATCATGATGCGTTAACAGGCTTACCTAATCGCCTGATGCTGGAGCAGCACCTAGTTAAATCTATTCAACGAGCGAGGAGACAAAATACCAGAGTCGCATTGGTATTTATTGATCTAAACGGATTTAAAGAGATTAACGACACCTTAGGACATAAAGTTGGTGATCAGGTCTTGGTTGCTTGCGCCAAACGGTTAACTGCACTTAAGCAGCCTAGCGATCTCGTCGCACGTATTGGCGGGGATGAGTTTGTCATGGTAGTTGAGGACTTGTTTAGTGAAAATAGCCTAGACCAACAAGCAAAAGAGATCTGTACTCGACTATCACATCAGTTATCTCAGCCGCTAAATATTATACCTAGTGGGATCAACGCTAGTCTAGGTATTGCTATTTTTCCTGAACATGCGGCTAATATTGATGGCTTGTTACATGTGGCAGATCAGGCGATGTATGCTGCTAAAGCTCGAGGGGATAATCAATATCAGATTGGGCTCGATGAGGGGTTTGAACAGACGAAGCGACAGGCATCAGTGATATAA
- a CDS encoding FKBP-type peptidyl-prolyl cis-trans isomerase — MSSDLEIIDVEVGEGKAAVKGALITVQYEGFLSDGTKFDSSYDKGRAFQCVIGTGRVIKGWDLGMMGMRVGGKRKLNVPAHLAYGERQIGDLIKAHSDLSFNIELLEVLTRDD; from the coding sequence ATGAGTAGTGACTTAGAGATTATCGATGTCGAAGTCGGTGAAGGCAAAGCAGCGGTGAAAGGCGCGTTAATTACAGTGCAATATGAAGGTTTTTTGTCCGATGGCACTAAGTTTGATTCCTCATATGATAAGGGACGGGCGTTTCAGTGTGTTATTGGTACGGGGCGTGTTATCAAGGGGTGGGATCTAGGCATGATGGGAATGCGAGTCGGTGGTAAGCGTAAGCTTAATGTGCCTGCTCACCTAGCCTATGGTGAACGTCAAATCGGTGATTTGATTAAAGCTCACTCAGATCTGAGTTTTAATATTGAATTGCTCGAAGTGTTGACCCGCGATGATTAG
- a CDS encoding YeeE/YedE family protein: MKQFMALLCGTLFGTGLMLSGLADPAKVISFLNLSLLLTGEWDPSLMFVMSAALAVYLPIYLLVVKPRVLAKQGPVCDKQYHLPTKRTIDAPLLIGSVLFGLGWGMVGICPGPGIVNLASFEPSIFLFVFAMVLGGYMGRQINLSIPIAVNNT; encoded by the coding sequence ATGAAGCAATTTATGGCACTGTTATGCGGCACGCTTTTTGGCACTGGCTTGATGTTATCTGGGCTGGCCGATCCTGCGAAGGTGATTAGTTTTTTAAATTTAAGCTTGTTGTTAACTGGAGAGTGGGACCCTTCATTAATGTTTGTGATGTCAGCGGCATTAGCGGTCTATTTACCTATATATTTGCTGGTAGTGAAGCCGAGAGTGTTAGCTAAACAAGGTCCAGTATGCGATAAGCAATACCACTTGCCAACTAAGCGAACGATAGATGCGCCTTTGCTTATCGGCTCTGTGTTATTTGGTCTTGGCTGGGGAATGGTCGGGATCTGTCCCGGTCCCGGCATTGTCAATTTGGCCTCTTTCGAACCGAGTATCTTTCTATTTGTGTTTGCTATGGTGCTAGGGGGATATATGGGTCGTCAGATCAATCTGTCGATACCTATTGCTGTTAATAATACCTAA
- a CDS encoding YeeE/YedE family protein yields MFSSFVTASLGGLLVGLGAILLLLFNGRIAGISGILSGALWSSRESDAKGIAWQWYFLAGLLLSGLFMGGPLELLFGVTPIEMSHLEVSTPLLLISGVLVGLGCSLGSGCTSGHGICGIGRLSPRSIVATLVFISVGVLAAIVFH; encoded by the coding sequence ATGTTTTCATCCTTCGTTACCGCATCACTCGGCGGTTTATTAGTCGGCTTAGGCGCCATATTGTTACTCTTGTTCAATGGCAGAATTGCCGGGATCAGTGGCATTCTGTCTGGCGCACTTTGGTCTAGCAGAGAAAGCGATGCCAAAGGGATCGCTTGGCAATGGTATTTTTTAGCTGGATTATTACTGAGTGGATTATTCATGGGGGGGCCGCTAGAGCTACTGTTTGGTGTTACGCCGATAGAGATGAGTCATTTAGAGGTATCGACTCCCTTGCTGTTGATATCGGGCGTGTTAGTTGGGCTCGGGTGCAGTTTAGGTAGTGGTTGCACCAGTGGTCATGGTATCTGTGGTATAGGTCGTTTATCTCCTCGTTCCATTGTCGCAACCTTAGTTTTTATCTCTGTTGGTGTGCTTGCCGCCATCGTGTTTCACTAG